A segment of the Rattus norvegicus strain BN/NHsdMcwi chromosome 16, GRCr8, whole genome shotgun sequence genome:
CTTGGATGGCCTCCAGGAGCCCACACATGATGTCCTACAGGTAGGAGCCATGGTCTCCCAATCACGGTGGAACAATCTAGggggggaggcgggggggggCAGGGGGGCAGGGGGCGGGTCTCTTCCCCATGTTCCTTATGGCAGAAATCAGTATTTGAATGTCAGTAGTCTGTCCATCTTGTGACCAGTAGAAGTCTATAGCCATGTTTCCCAAGTCCATGTGAGGGCAGCCCAGCCTCTGGGGACAGCTGAGCCACTTGGAGGACATGTCTGAGACATACAAGTACCTACATGATCTCACTGCCCAAGTGAGACAAGGACACACATATGTCAAGAGCCTCTGACCCCGcttgatgtgggttctgaggatctaaACAAGTCTGTGCACCCAGCCACCTCCCCTCCCAGGCCTTGACTTTTATAGAaacaatgacacatgcctttaatatatgccccaccccaccctttcAGGAGGGGTATTGAACCCAGGCTAGCAAGGGCCACATAATATGATCCTGTTTGAACAGCATCAGGGTTCTTATTGGGGGCACATATAGAGGCCAGAGAACAGCTTTCAGGAATCTGTTgtatcccccaccccctttgtaggtctcagggattgaacctaggtcaTTAGGCTTGTGTAGGAAGTACTGTACCCGGAGCCACCTCCCTGGccccttggcttttttttttcttttaaagatttatgtattttatgtatataagtacactgtaattgtcttcagacacaccggaagggGCATTgtagcagtaaatattaaaagagaATCTACCAACCCAAGCTAGTGCCGACTCCGGTGGGCCGCATGGCATCTGAaggatatcttcatctcagtcagcaaagcatcacaACCAGACTTGCTAAGCTTCCAATTTCCATCCCAAGCTGGTGCCGcctactctctgggccctgcagCAACAGCCCTCTTGCGACTCTCTGCTGTAAACTCTGTTCACATTTCCAGCATCCGCGCCCTGTGGTTACAGTCACAACTACCAGTAACCCGTTAAGATCAAAattcaataagcttgtaatttatcaatcagatttatatcagtgaattctcactccacaaaccgtccacacaataaactctagACCGATTAgcaatgatataaactgcccacctagataagacaaattatctTGTAATAATCCATCCTTTATAAGATTTTCATAGCTACCTAtagccatttaaggccacacagatctgagtCCTTCTCTAtgtccatcttggttcttctcctccttctcctctttcccttctccaaaactctgtgcctgccttattttttcactgcccaatcacaggcctagccttatcttgtgcctgccttcacctgcataaagacatcaactacatcagatcccattacagatggttgtgagccaccgtgtggttgctagcatttgaactcaggacctctggaagagcagtcagtgctcttaaccactgagctgtctctccagcccgccCCTTGGCTTCTTTAATGTTCCATTCCATTGTCACATGGTCTGCCAGCTTCCTGAGGCTGGTTTGGGAAAGGCTGGATGACAGATGTTTTTGCCTGTTTTGGTAGCTGAATTTGAACCAAATCCCCCTGGCCAGGCTGCTGGTTTCAGCTGAGCCTCCCTTTCATTGACTGGTTGCCAGCCATCTCAGTAGCACTAGGCACATTGACCTAACTTTGGTTCACATTGGGGTACATCCTAAGGCCATGTCATCCAGACTGGCTGGGTttgcttttagtatttttttcatAATTCCCCCTGATGGCCTAGAGTTGCATCTTGGGAACCTGTGTGTAATGCGGCTTCCCTGTGCAGGTAAATTTCTGGGGAGTGGATGAGAGGGAGCTGTCCAAATGGGCAAGTCTGAAGAAGAGGCCTTCTCCCTCCAGAAGCAGTCTGGACCAGTTACACTGTAGAACAACCCCGCAGCAGCCATTGAAGTGTTTCTAATGCTCTGTCGGCTGGGTTCAGCCAGGCAGTTCATCTGCTTCTTTTGCCCAGGGCTTCTTAGTGCACTTAGACTCTAGTGTGTCTTCACTCACTCGTGCAGTTGCTTAGCAGAGCCGTAGAGATGGCTGGCACGTCTCTACATGGCACCATAAATGGCACCGTGAAAGGGCTCACTTTCTGATTTTTGATACATCGAATACTAAAAGTTGAAGGAAGCTCACTTTTTCTCACTTCACTTGAGTGACCCAGCTCTGTAGTCGATGGCCTTGTAGTCAAGGTTTCTAAACTATGGGTGTGGGCCATGATGGAGCACGCATCTGCCGTGCAGGGCTACTCCACATGGGAGGAGGAGAGACCTCATTCCCAGGAGTTGTCCTTTGCTATCTTCATGCacggtgtgtatatgtgtgcgtgtgtgcgtgtgcatgtgcatgtgtgtgtgtgtgtgtgtgtgtgtgtgtacgcgtgtgtgtatgcgtgcgtgtgtatgtgtatgtgtgcatgtgtgtgcgtgtgtgtgtgtgcatgtgttagagaaaaagagagagacagagacagatagacagaaaaaaattaatgaaaaataaaaaaaaaaattgagggcTGGGATATATGTGACTCAGAGGAAGAGCATTTTCCATCTCACATGGACCCCCAGGTTCAATCCACAATACTtaaaaatgcagggacagggctggagagatggcacagcggttaagagcgctgactgctctttcagaggtcctgagttcaattcccagcaaccacatggtggctcacaaccatctgtaatgggatccgatgccctcttctggtgtgcaggtaggtgtacatgcagacagaacactcatacacataaaataaataaataaatcttttaaaaaaaatgcaaggggttggggatttagctcagtggtagagcgcttccctagcatgcgcaaggtcctgggtttggtccccagctccgggaaaaaaaaaaaaaatgcaaggggttggggatttagctcagtggtagagcgcttgcctaggaagtgcaaggccctgggttcggtccccagctccgaaaaaaagaaccaaaaaaaaaaaaaaaatgcaggctctggagagctggctcagcagttaagaacactggctgcccttacagaggatctgggttcaattcccagcacctacatggctgctcattaaccatctgtaactccagttcgagGGGGtatgacaccctcttttggcatCCTCAGGTGTCAAGCACCATAAGTGGTTCAGTTGTTGGAtagatatgcaggcaaaacacccatacgcatAGAATAACACTCcaagatttttaaaatagggtGATTATACATATATGGTGGCTCAAAGCTGGGGTTCCTGCACTCAGGATGCTGTTGCAGGAGtttttctatgagttcaaggccagcttagacaacataatttcaaggccagcctttgcTATAGATCAAGCCCCTGTGTTGGcattgaagagatggctcagcagtgacaGCTCACAGCAGCCTGTCACTCTAGCTCCAATGGATCCtacctcctcttctggcctctgagggtattgtgtacacatacacacacacacacacacacacacacacacacacacacacacacacacacaagatcctGTTTTAAAAGAGTAGTCTAGGTATCTTAAAATACAGTATAGCTGTAGAAGTGTCCAGATGGGTCTGGCCCTATCTCCCAGCCTGGGCCCAGATTCTGGGTTGAGACTCCCTGTGGGGCTGAGGCTATCATCAGCATCTAATACTGTGACATTCTCCCCAGGCTCTCAATGATCTGCAGCAGGCCCTGACTGGCTCTCAGCTCCAGGAGGTGTCTGCCCATCTTGTCCGTTTCTGTGACCAGTGCAAGCAGCAGAAAGCCAGCCGCTACCTGGCAGCCCAGAAGGGGGCCTACCCAATCCTCCTGGCTGCTTGGCAGCTGGCTGCCACTAGCGACCAGGGTCTTCTGCTCCAGGCTCTCAATGCCCTGGCAGTGCTGACTGATGGCCAACCTGACCTCCTGGATACTCAGGGCTTGCATCTTCTCGTGGCCACGCTGGCACGGAATGCTGCCAACACTGAACTCACATGCTGTGGGATTCGCTGTGTGCGCCATGTCTGCCTAAAGCATGAACAGAATCGGCAGGGCTTGGTGAAAGCCGGTGTGCTGCCCCTGCTCACGGCTGCTATTACACAGCATGGTCAACACGCCGATGTGGTCAGGGAGGCCTGCTGGGCCTTGCGGGTCATGACCTTCGATGATGATATCAGAGTGCCCTTTGGCCATGCCCACGAGCATGCCAAGATGATTGTTCAGGAGAACAGAGGCCTGAAGGTGCTCATTGAGGCTGCCAGAGGTAGGAGCAGCACTGGTAAGAGGAGGGTAGGCCTGCTTCTCAGCTAGAAGAATGAGCTCCCAGCCTGCCCTGTGGTTCCACCTCCATAGGGGGCCTGTGCATGGGATCTCCACTCCTCTGGGAGATGGGAAAACCTTTCTCAGTCCCTGTTCTGTACCCCAACAGTGGCTGAGGAATGAGGCCCGCCTGACCATCTGTAAAGCCGGCCAGCTTCTTAATTGTTTGCACTTCTGTGCTTGTTTATGGCAGCTTGAAATTGGCTAATTAGGGGTAGAGCAGGAGTGCAAACTTCGGAGCTTTGTCCATCTTGCATTTTGCTTCCTGGTGTTGCTGTGGAACCCAGCACAGCATGTGCTTCATGTTAAGCACAAGCTACTCTGTGCTGAGCCCAGGGCCCAGCTCTAAGCTTCCCCCCAGCCCgtaagtagtttttttttttaagaagatggCTCACATTCTGGTAGTCTGAAGGCCCCAGGGCAGACCAGAGACTCCCAGATGCCCCCAGACACTCTCCACTGAGAAACCTCAGTGTCCTACTTACCAAAGCCTTTACCTGATTGGATGGGCCGCCCACCACATCCTTTTATTACTTAAAGTACATCCATGTCCCTTTCAGATCAACCTGTGCCGGAAAAAGAGGGAACCAGTGAGCATAGGTAGCAAGTGCCACAGAGAGCCTACAGGTGACCCCCAGTACATCTCCAGTTGATCTGCATGTGTCCTCACCAGCTTCCTGTGGTGTTTAGAAAACTCCTTCCCAGACAGGATCCTCAAAGTCATGTCATTGTTTGGTTTCCTTCCTACCTTTCTTTGAGACTGTGTTTCATGATGagggtctggaacttgctatgtggaccaggctatcctggagctcactaaaaTCCCCTGAGTGCCGGGAATTAAGGTGTGCACCATGCCCATCCCTTCTTTGCTTAGGGGATGCCAGGAGCCTGTCTGCCAGTTATTTGCCACTGTGGTGTCAGTTTCTGTAGCTGCTGGCATGGGGCATGGCAGGCCCAGCCAGGGACCAATTCTCCCGTGGGCTTATTGGATGACCTCAGCCAGCCTGTTAAGTGGGAAGCTCTCCCAAGACTGACAGCTCCTCTTTACACAGCTGCTTGTCCCTGGTCCCTCTCAGcgctaactctctctctcttgcctctgCACAGCTTTCTCTGACAACCCGGGGGTCCTGAGCGAACTCTGCAGCACTCTGTCCCGCCTGGCTGTTCGGAATGAATTCTGCCAGGAGGTTATAGACCTCGGAGGCCTTGGCATCCTTGTGACCCTGCTGGCTGACTGCAATGACCACCAGGTGGAGCCCAAAGTCTTGCTTCCCCAGGGCTCCTGAGGCCACAGCTGGCCAGGCTGACCCCACTGAGGAAGGGTGAAAGTCTGAATGCAGAAGACCTGCCCACACTCTTAGGCTCATGGTTCCATTCTGCcggcttttctttgtttctttttcttgtttcccTATATTGGCAAGACTTAGAGCCTTCTGCATGCAAGCCATCTGCCAACAAATCACACCACAGCCCTTTTTagtctttgtagcccaggctgggtttgatactgcaatcctcctgcttcagccttccaagtcctgggatGACCAGCATGAGCTACCACACTGGCTGTGTGTGTGCGAGTTTGTGTAGGGCGGGTGGCGCGGACAGGGagatagacagggagacagactgGCCTTAATTTGACCCATATGTGCTACATTGCCCCTGGCTCATTGTGGTTGTTTTGGGTGCTAAAACTTGGGGCCTTGTGCATGGGAGGCGAACACACTGCTCCCTGAGCCACTGCCCAGGCCCCACTTGTACGTTCTTTCCTGGGAGCAGGAGTGAGGCAATGGAACATCCTTGGCTTGGGGGCTCagtgctctccctccctcggccACGTCTCATGCCCAACTCATGTGAGGTGCATTAGGCAAATCTCACTTAGACCCGCCCTGGCCTCCTCCAGTCTGCCCTTCCTCTGTATGGCGGGTCATGATCCTGTTGTCACAGACAGGCCTGAGGCCCTGGGATGGCCACATTGCTCAGACTGAGAAACAGCCAGAGTGCTCCTTTTAGCACCCTCCTCCCACCATCAAGCAAGTAGGAGGCTTGCAGATGGCATATGAGCCAGGGTGGTCTCACCTTGCCATCCACACAGGACCTCGTGAAGCAAGTGCTCAGTGCCCTGAGGGCTATCGCAGGCAATGACGACGTGAAGGATGCTATTGTGCGGGCAGGCGGTACTCAGTCCATCGTAGCTGCCATGACCCGGCACCTGGCCAGCCCCCAGGTAACCACCCCAGACACACGGGTGGGCGGGACAGTGGCCAGATGGTCAGGGTTGCCTCCTCACTGTCAGCAAGGCTGGGTGAAGGACTGGGGTTTCCGTACTCCTAGGAGGCTACACCACGTCAGGTTTTCCCGGGTCACTGCTCTCACCACCCCTGGGCACCCAGCCCACCACTGCTGTGGCACACAAGTCAGCAGAGACCCACTGAGGGGAGCTGCAGAGTATCCAGGCTGGGGTGGTCAGCTGTGCTGACGGGGAGGGGGACTCTGTCCACTCATCAGTCTCTggccctttattttttttttttttttttttttttggttcttttttttttttttttttttttttttcggagctggggcccgaacccagggccttgcgcttcctaggtaagcgctctaaccactgagctaaatccccagcccccactcatCAGTCTCAGTTGCCTGTTCCACACTCACAGGTGTGTGAGCAAAGCTGTGCAGCACTCTGTGTTCTGGCCCTGCGCAAGCCAGAGAACAGCCGGGTCATTATCGAGGGCGGcggggcactggctgctctgcagGCCATGAAGGCGCATCCACAGGAGGCTGGTGTCCAGGTGAGTAAGCGGCTGTGCCCACTACAGTCTGAGCCCATAGGGCCCTTTCCTTCCCATCAGCTAAGCACattgagccaggtgtggtggctttaATCCCACAAAAGGCATGAATTCAAGACTGACCAGCCTACACTACAGGACAGCCTGGGCACTTTCATACACAAGGACTTTagtgtacacacacgcacgcacgcacgcgcaggCACAAATGCCTGAAATTGTCTTTCTAGGTTTataccctttctcctcctcctcttcctctccctccttttcttcctttgagacagagtaGACAGACTGGTCTCCAACTTCTTTTGGCTACAAGAACAACCTTCACCACCTGTTGTTCTTGCCTTCCCCAGTGACTGCTGTAGTGACAGGCCTGCGCCACCACACTTATGACTGAGACCAACCCCAGGGTCTAGTACATGCTTGGCAAATACTGTACCAACTGACCTCTGACCCTGACACCCACTCCAGTCTTCCTTTGGAACAAGCTCTAGGTCTGTAGTTCCTGCAGGCATGGAGGTCAGCCTCAGCCTTCTAGGCACTGGCTCATCATcagcctgtgccaccataccaACCTGTCACCAGTAAACATTGTCAGCATGCACACGGCCACCACTGTGCTGTGTTCTGAGCCACCCAGCCAAGAGGACAGCCCATAGAGCATGTACGCTGTTCCACAGACCCAGCTGTGGAAGACGGTGCCTGTGCATCAGTGACTTAAAATCCACAAGGGAGGGCTGgatgtagtggtgcacacctttaatcccagcacacaagaagcagagacaggcagatctctgcgtacaagaccatcctggtctacagggtgagttttgaaacagccggggctacacagagagagcctgtctcaaaacacaaacaaacaacaaaaaacaaaacttgaagGGTCCTGCAACTGACCCAAATGGGTGACTCATTGAGAAACAAACTTTGGCACCCTCTCCCCATGTCCTCTGTGCACCATCTCCAGGGCCCGCCTCAGGGGACATGGGTGGCTGCCTGGGTCCCAGATTCTGTCCTGAGTGCTCACTTAGGAGTTGTGGGACATGGGACTGAGAAGGTCACATGGAACCATGGGTCTAGCCTGGTCTGATGTAGCTGTCTACTGAATATCTGTCTTATTATATTCTGAGGAGTACAGAGGTCAGAGTGGACCCCAGCCCAGGCCGCTCCCCCTATTTACAGCCTCTCTGTCTTCCAGAAACAGGCTTGCATGCTGATCCGAAACCTGGTGTCCCGCAGCCAGGTCTTTTCCAAGCCCATCCTGGACCTGGGGGCGGAGGAGCTCATTTTGCAAGCCCGAGCTGCTCACCCGGACTGTGAAGATGTGGCCAAGGCTGCACTGCGAGACCTGGGCTGCCGTGTGGAGCTTCGTGAACTGTGGACAGGAAAGAAGGGCAACCTGGCACCGTGACCCTGGCTCAGAGAGCTCTGACTCCAAAACATGGGGTGGCTATGGGCCCTGCCTCTCTGTCCCCACACCCAGAGCACAAGTGTGTTAGCttagggttgggggtggggagaagcagTGATGACATGGAGGCCCACCGTTCCCAGTGCCCTTTCGACCACAGCCTTTCTCGGCAGCTTTGGGGCAAAGGGCACATGGAACTGCAGTGTTCTGTCTGGAGTTTGGGGCCTCTACCAGCTGGTGTCCCGGCAGAGCCAGCCTGCAATCTGGGCACCACTCCAAGCAGTTGATGACCCTGCTCCTTGGGCAGGCGTCCTGGGTAGAGGTGCTTCAGCCAAGGCTAATTCCCTAAGatccacacggtggaaggagggAGGTGACTCCTTCAAactgtcctctgaactccacatgtgtgctatggtgcacacacacatactaaataaaGAAGTGTAAATTTAAAGCGTCTCATTTTTCTTACCTGTAAAATAGGTCGAGAACCGGACTGCTGGTGGGGGCAGGGATTTCAGATTTATCCGTCAGGGTCTGCCCCACCCCTCGTCCCTGATACTGCAGCCTGCTAGTGCAGGCTAGTGGGGTCTCTTCATAGCTCTCTTGGGGCTGTGACCACAGCCTCAGTGAGAGCAGGGCACCTGAGGTAGCTATAGGCCCAAGGGGCCTTTGGGCCAGAGCCTGGTCTTTATAGGCCACTGAGACTGGGGTCAAGGACAGTTATCTGAGATCTGTGGCTGAAAGCAGTTAGCCTGACTTGTGGGAGCCTTGCTGTATTTCTGAAACAATGGGGTGTTTGGGCACGGAGGGGAACAGGCATCATTAGTTCCAGCCCTTGTCATCCGGGGAATGTTGCCCCAGACCAGTCTTACCCTGACATTCCTCACTATCTTAGGCAGCCCACGTCTCTCTGAGTCTCAGTTTCCCCAATGTGAAATGCACACCATTGTCACCAATTCAAATGCCCACACCACCTCCCCAACATTCTGCAGGTTCCTAAGCAGCTAGCTGCTCCTGAACTTGTGTGACCCATGGGGTTCAGAATGGCCTCagaacctcctgcctctgtctcatattcccttccccctctcataGCTCTGGACCTGGTATGCCTTTCCCAGAAGGCTCTTGGTTTCCATGGGAACCAGCCATTGCTTCTGCAGCTCTtcaaagtgagtgtgtgtgtgtgtgtgtgtgtgtgtgtgtgtgtgtgtgtgtgtgtgtagggggttaTCCTAACTCAGACACACTGATGTCTGGGCTTCCCCCACTGGACAGGGAGAGGCCCTGCCAGCTCAAGGATAGACATGAACCTTGGACCAGGTCACCTCGGCCTTCTCCACTCTCAGGGGACAGACACACCAGGATGTAGGTGAAGGGTCTCCTAGTCCTATACTGCCTAGATTGCATAACTTAGTGTCTGGGACAGTGATGTGTGTGACTGTAGGCAGGCTTCAACCCTATTCCTTAGTCCCAGGGATAGGTGTTCCTGGGACACTTGCAGGGACACTGAGGGAGGGGCTGGCCCTGTAGTTCTCACCCCAACACATTCCCAGCCTGCCCCTGGCTTCCCCTTGCCTTCCATTCAAAACCAAACTGCACCCCACAGACTCCTTCATCACACCATTCCCCCCTCA
Coding sequences within it:
- the Armc6 gene encoding armadillo repeat-containing protein 6, whose protein sequence is MASKRITQETFDAAVRENIEEFEMGAEEAIREAVEQFESQGVDLSNIVKTVPKVSLDGLQEPTHDVLQALNDLQQALTGSQLQEVSAHLVRFCDQCKQQKASRYLAAQKGAYPILLAAWQLAATSDQGLLLQALNALAVLTDGQPDLLDTQGLHLLVATLARNAANTELTCCGIRCVRHVCLKHEQNRQGLVKAGVLPLLTAAITQHGQHADVVREACWALRVMTFDDDIRVPFGHAHEHAKMIVQENRGLKVLIEAARGRSSTGKRRVGLLLS